The following proteins are encoded in a genomic region of Candidatus Polarisedimenticolaceae bacterium:
- a CDS encoding acetyl-CoA C-acetyltransferase: MDNPVLVSAVRTPIGRFLGALSSIPATRLGAIAVREAVARAGLSPEQVDEVIMGNVVGAGLGQNPARQAAIFGGIPDTVPALTVNKVCGSGLKAVVLAAQAVKCGDAEIVVAGGMESMSNTPYLLKNARAGFRMGNQTVLDAMIHDGLWDAYNDYHMGNTGEVVAERWKVTRADQDQWALESHQKAVAAIDAGMFKREIVPVEVPGKKGATIVDTDEGPRRDSTIEALRALKPAFKKDGTVTAGNAPGVNDGASAVVVTSKATAKKLGLTPRAEIVAYASSGLAPELVMMAPEKAVRMLWEKTGWTADAVDLYEFNEAFSVQQVALQRVLELNPKKHNVRGGAVALGHPIGASGARILTTLLHALEDRKEEKGIAALCLGGGNAVGMAIRRLS, from the coding sequence ATGGACAACCCCGTCCTCGTGAGCGCCGTTCGCACGCCCATCGGCAGGTTCTTGGGCGCCCTCTCCTCGATTCCCGCGACGCGCCTCGGCGCCATCGCGGTACGCGAAGCGGTCGCGCGGGCGGGCCTTTCGCCCGAGCAGGTCGACGAAGTGATCATGGGGAACGTCGTCGGCGCGGGGCTCGGCCAGAACCCCGCGCGCCAGGCGGCGATCTTCGGCGGGATCCCGGACACCGTGCCGGCGCTCACCGTCAACAAGGTGTGCGGGTCGGGATTGAAGGCGGTCGTCCTCGCGGCGCAAGCGGTGAAGTGCGGCGACGCGGAGATCGTCGTCGCGGGCGGCATGGAGTCGATGTCGAACACGCCGTACCTGCTCAAGAACGCGCGCGCCGGCTTCCGCATGGGCAACCAGACCGTCCTCGACGCGATGATCCACGACGGACTGTGGGACGCGTACAACGACTACCACATGGGGAACACCGGCGAGGTCGTCGCGGAGCGTTGGAAGGTGACGCGCGCCGACCAGGACCAGTGGGCGCTCGAGAGCCACCAGAAGGCGGTCGCGGCGATCGACGCGGGGATGTTCAAGCGCGAGATCGTCCCGGTCGAGGTCCCCGGGAAGAAGGGCGCGACGATCGTCGACACCGACGAGGGCCCGCGCCGCGATTCGACGATCGAGGCGCTCCGCGCGCTCAAGCCGGCGTTCAAGAAGGATGGCACCGTGACCGCAGGGAACGCGCCCGGCGTGAACGACGGCGCCTCGGCGGTGGTCGTCACGTCGAAGGCGACGGCGAAGAAGCTCGGCCTGACGCCGCGCGCGGAGATCGTCGCCTACGCGTCGTCGGGGCTCGCGCCGGAGCTCGTGATGATGGCGCCCGAGAAAGCGGTCCGCATGCTCTGGGAGAAGACCGGCTGGACGGCGGACGCCGTCGACCTCTACGAGTTCAACGAGGCGTTCTCGGTGCAGCAGGTCGCGCTCCAGCGCGTGCTCGAATTGAACCCGAAGAAGCACAACGTGCGCGGCGGCGCGGTTGCGCTCGGGCATCCGATCGGCGCCTCGGGGGCCAGGATCCTGACGACGCTCCTGCACGCGCTCGAGGATCGCAAGGAAGAGAAGGGGATCGCGGCGCTGTGCCTCGGCGGCGGAAACGCCGTCGGCATGGCGATCAGGAGGCTCTCATGA